A single window of Polaribacter sp. SA4-10 DNA harbors:
- the gyrA gene encoding DNA gyrase subunit A, which yields MTDGEKLIPINIEDQMKAAYIDYSMSVIVSRALPDVRDGLKPVHRRVLYGMHELGIKATGSYKKSARIVGEVLGKFHPHGDTSVYDSMVRMAQHWSVRYMMVDGQGNFGSVDGDSPAAMRYTEVRMQKISEDMLADIEKDTVDHRLNFDDTLQEPTVLPTRIPNLLVNGASGIAVGMATNMAPHNLTEVINGTMAYIDNRDIEIDELMQHIKAPDFPTGGIIYGYDGVKDAFHTGRGRIVMRAKAVIEEVKGRECIIVTEIPYQVNKAEMIKKTAELVNDKKIEGISNIRDESDRNGMRIVYILKRDAIPNIVLNKLFKYTQLQTSFSVNNIALVKGRPEQLNLKQLIHYFVEHRHEVIVRRTEFDLKKAEARAHILEGLIIASDNIDEVIKIIRASNNADEARESLMERFELTEIQAKAIVEMRLRQLTGLEQDKLRAEFDAIMLTIIDLKDILANEPRRYEIIKEELLHIKDKYGDDRRSVIEYAGGDMSIEDMIPDTKVVVTISNAGYLKRTNLEEYKVQNRGGRGQKGATTRNEDFLEHLFVGTNHQYMMFFTQKGKVFWMRVYEIPEGGKNTKGRAMQNLINIEQDDKVKAFLVTQDLKDEEYINSHFVIMATKKGQVKKTSLEQYSRPRTNGINAITIKEGDELLEAKLTTGDSQVMLALKSGKSIRFEEAKTRPMGRTASGVRGITLQHDKDEVIGMVAVNDMDSNILVVSEKGYGKRSKLEDYRITNRGGKGVKTLNISEKTGGLVAIKNVDDSNDLMIINKSGLTIRMAVEDLRVMGRATQGVKLINIKDSDSIAAVAKVMHEEDVVEEEDVEGLENGTEIENDSDENQENQE from the coding sequence GTTTCACCCACATGGTGATACTTCTGTTTACGACTCAATGGTTAGAATGGCACAACACTGGAGTGTGCGTTATATGATGGTAGATGGTCAAGGGAATTTTGGTTCTGTAGATGGAGATTCGCCAGCAGCAATGCGTTATACTGAGGTTAGAATGCAGAAGATATCGGAAGATATGTTAGCAGATATTGAAAAAGATACGGTAGATCATCGTTTAAATTTTGATGATACGTTACAAGAACCAACCGTTTTACCAACTCGTATTCCTAATTTATTAGTTAACGGAGCTTCTGGTATTGCAGTAGGTATGGCTACTAATATGGCACCACATAACTTAACAGAAGTTATTAATGGTACCATGGCTTATATTGATAATAGAGATATTGAGATTGATGAGTTAATGCAACACATAAAAGCACCAGATTTTCCTACAGGAGGAATTATTTATGGTTATGATGGTGTTAAAGATGCTTTTCATACAGGTCGTGGACGTATTGTAATGCGTGCTAAAGCTGTTATAGAGGAAGTTAAGGGACGTGAGTGTATTATTGTTACTGAGATTCCTTACCAAGTAAACAAAGCAGAAATGATTAAAAAAACTGCTGAACTTGTAAATGATAAGAAAATAGAAGGTATTTCTAATATTAGAGATGAATCTGATAGAAACGGAATGCGTATTGTATATATTTTAAAACGTGATGCAATTCCTAATATCGTTTTAAATAAATTATTTAAATACACACAATTACAAACTTCTTTTAGTGTAAATAATATTGCATTAGTAAAAGGAAGACCAGAGCAATTAAACTTAAAGCAATTAATTCATTATTTTGTTGAGCATAGACATGAAGTTATTGTTCGTAGAACAGAGTTTGATCTTAAGAAAGCGGAAGCAAGAGCTCATATTTTAGAAGGATTAATTATTGCATCTGATAATATTGATGAAGTAATAAAAATTATTAGAGCTTCTAATAATGCGGATGAAGCAAGAGAAAGTTTAATGGAGCGCTTTGAGTTAACTGAGATTCAAGCAAAAGCAATTGTAGAAATGCGTTTGCGTCAATTAACAGGGTTAGAGCAAGATAAATTACGTGCAGAGTTTGATGCAATTATGTTAACAATTATCGACTTAAAAGATATTCTTGCAAACGAACCAAGACGTTACGAAATTATAAAAGAAGAATTACTTCATATTAAAGATAAATATGGTGATGACCGTAGATCTGTAATAGAATATGCAGGTGGAGATATGAGTATTGAAGATATGATACCTGATACGAAAGTTGTGGTTACAATCTCTAATGCAGGATATTTAAAACGTACAAACCTTGAAGAATATAAAGTTCAGAATAGAGGAGGAAGAGGTCAAAAAGGAGCAACAACTAGAAATGAAGATTTCTTAGAGCACTTGTTTGTAGGTACAAATCATCAATATATGATGTTCTTTACGCAAAAAGGAAAAGTATTCTGGATGCGTGTTTATGAAATTCCTGAAGGTGGTAAAAATACCAAAGGTAGAGCAATGCAAAACCTTATTAATATAGAACAAGATGATAAAGTAAAAGCATTCTTAGTAACTCAAGATTTAAAAGACGAAGAATATATTAATAGTCATTTTGTGATTATGGCAACTAAAAAAGGGCAAGTTAAAAAGACCTCTTTAGAGCAATATTCTCGTCCAAGAACAAATGGTATTAATGCAATTACTATTAAAGAAGGAGATGAGTTATTAGAAGCAAAACTTACAACGGGAGATAGTCAAGTAATGTTAGCTTTAAAATCGGGTAAGTCTATTCGATTTGAAGAAGCTAAAACACGTCCTATGGGAAGAACTGCTTCAGGTGTAAGAGGTATTACTTTGCAGCATGATAAAGATGAGGTAATTGGAATGGTTGCTGTAAATGACATGGATAGTAATATTTTAGTGGTTTCTGAAAAAGGATATGGAAAACGTTCTAAATTGGAAGACTACAGGATTACAAATAGAGGTGGTAAAGGTGTTAAAACTTTAAATATTTCTGAAAAAACGGGTGGTTTAGTAGCAATTAAAAATGTAGATGATTCTAATGATTTAATGATTATAAATAAATCTGGATTAACAATTAGAATGGCTGTTGAAGATTTAAGAGTTATGGGACGTGCAACTCAAGGTGTTAAATTGATTAACATTAAAGATTCAGATAGTATTGCTGCAGTTGCAAAAGTGATGCATGAGGAAGACGTTGTTGAAGAAGAAGATGTTGAGGGGTTAGAAAATGGCACGGAAATTGAAAATGACTCAGATGAAAATCAAGAAAATCAAGAATAA